Proteins from one Podarcis raffonei isolate rPodRaf1 chromosome 1, rPodRaf1.pri, whole genome shotgun sequence genomic window:
- the ZNF410 gene encoding zinc finger protein 410 isoform X2 has translation MLSDELESKPELLVQFVQNTSIPLGQELVESEPKDITCLSLLPVTEPQECNRLMLPDDSPGHTSSSKDVSSSAVLRSLQVNVGPDGEETRAQTVQKPPELLPSPDTSSLLQDLQPTDSTSFILLNLTRTGLGSPSEHLVFVQDEAEDSGNDFFSNDSTDSSTPWFLRVQELAHDSLIAATRAQLAKNAKASNNGENVHVCSGDPQPKESSPIPHLPRVEKKLKCTVEGCDRTFVWPAHFKYHLKTHRNDRSFICPAKDCGKSFYVLQRLKVHMRTHNGEKPFICTELGCGKQFTTAGNLKNHLRIHTGEKPFLCEAQGCGRSFAEYSSLRKHLVVHSGVKPHQCQICGKTFSQSGSRNVHMKKHHSRVGTDSNRQHEQTESLMGSSLLEESEEHSKNLVSMSSPPSLGVESLQLPDTESIIGVKEVTKGRANE, from the exons ATGTTATCGGATGAGTTAGAGTCTaaaccagag CTGCTGGTTCAATTTGTTCAGAACACGTCTATTCCACTAGGACAGGAGCTTGTGGAATCAGAACCTAAAGATATAACCTGTTTGTCTCTCCTTCCTGTTACTGAACCCCAAGAATGCAACAGACTGATGTTGCCAG ATGACTCTCCAGGTCATACTAGCTCCTCAAAGGATGTCTCCTCTTCTGCTGTTTTGCGAAGCCTCCAGGTGAACGTTGGCCCTGATGGTGAGGAGACAAGGGCACAAACAGTACAGAAACCACCTGAGCTTCTGCCAAGCCCTGATACTTCTAGCTTATTGCAAGACCTCCAACCCACTGATAGCACTTCTTTTATCCTTCTCAATTTAACACGAACAG GCCTAGGTTCTCCCTCAGAGCACTTGGTGTTTGTCCAAGATGAAGCAGAAGATTCTGGGAATGATTTCTTCTCGAATGATAGCACCGACAGCAGCACCCCATGGTTTTTGCGAGTGCAGGAACTGGCTCATGACAGTTTGATTGCTGCCACTCGAGCACAGCTCGCAAAGAATGCCAAAGCAAGCAATAATG gtgaaaatgttcatgTTTGCTCAGGAGACCCTCAACCAAAAGAATCCAGCCCTATCCCTCACTTGCCTCGGGTGGAGAAAAAGTTGAAATGTACAGTTGAGGGCTGTGACAGGACATTTGTGTGGCCGGCCCACTTCAAATACCACTTAAAGACTCACAG GAATGACCGTTCCTTCATTTGTCCAGCAAAAGATTGCGGGAAAAGCTTCTATGTCCTGCAGAGGCTGAAGGTGCACATGAGAACGCACAATGGTGAGAAACCATTCATCTGCACCGAGCTAGGTTGTGGGAAGCAGTTCACGACAGCTGGGAACCTGAAGAATCACCTGCGGATTCATACTG GGGAAAAGCCCTTCTTGTGTGAGGCTCAGGGCTGTGGTCGCTCCTTTGCTGAATACTCCAGCCTTCGGAAACACCTAGTTGTCCATTCAG GAGTAAAGCCCCACCAGTGTCAAATCTGTGGGAAGACATTTTCTCAGAGTGGTAGTAGGAATGTACACATGAAGAAACATCATTCCAGAGTTGGAACAGATAGCAACAGACAGCATGAACAAACAG aATCGTTGATGGGCAGTAGTTTGTTGGAAGAATCTGAAGAGCACAGTAAGAATCTGGTGTCCATGAGCTCACCTCCCAGCCTTGGTGTAGAATCTTTGCAGTTGCCAGACACAGAATCAATTATTGGTGTAAAGGAAG TTACAAAAGGAAGAGCAAATGAATGA
- the ZNF410 gene encoding zinc finger protein 410 isoform X1, whose product MLSDELESKPELLVQFVQNTSIPLGQELVESEPKDITCLSLLPVTEPQECNRLMLPDDSPGHTSSSKDVSSSAVLRSLQVNVGPDGEETRAQTVQKPPELLPSPDTSSLLQDLQPTDSTSFILLNLTRTGLGSPSEHLVFVQDEAEDSGNDFFSNDSTDSSTPWFLRVQELAHDSLIAATRAQLAKNAKASNNGENVHVCSGDPQPKESSPIPHLPRVEKKLKCTVEGCDRTFVWPAHFKYHLKTHRNDRSFICPAKDCGKSFYVLQRLKVHMRTHNGEKPFICTELGCGKQFTTAGNLKNHLRIHTGEKPFLCEAQGCGRSFAEYSSLRKHLVVHSGVKPHQCQICGKTFSQSGSRNVHMKKHHSRVGTDSNRQHEQTESLMGSSLLEESEEHSKNLVSMSSPPSLGVESLQLPDTESIIGVKEEVLAEATTNSLHAAPDVVLPSHHLMPMSTSRHSYGVSSLLQ is encoded by the exons ATGTTATCGGATGAGTTAGAGTCTaaaccagag CTGCTGGTTCAATTTGTTCAGAACACGTCTATTCCACTAGGACAGGAGCTTGTGGAATCAGAACCTAAAGATATAACCTGTTTGTCTCTCCTTCCTGTTACTGAACCCCAAGAATGCAACAGACTGATGTTGCCAG ATGACTCTCCAGGTCATACTAGCTCCTCAAAGGATGTCTCCTCTTCTGCTGTTTTGCGAAGCCTCCAGGTGAACGTTGGCCCTGATGGTGAGGAGACAAGGGCACAAACAGTACAGAAACCACCTGAGCTTCTGCCAAGCCCTGATACTTCTAGCTTATTGCAAGACCTCCAACCCACTGATAGCACTTCTTTTATCCTTCTCAATTTAACACGAACAG GCCTAGGTTCTCCCTCAGAGCACTTGGTGTTTGTCCAAGATGAAGCAGAAGATTCTGGGAATGATTTCTTCTCGAATGATAGCACCGACAGCAGCACCCCATGGTTTTTGCGAGTGCAGGAACTGGCTCATGACAGTTTGATTGCTGCCACTCGAGCACAGCTCGCAAAGAATGCCAAAGCAAGCAATAATG gtgaaaatgttcatgTTTGCTCAGGAGACCCTCAACCAAAAGAATCCAGCCCTATCCCTCACTTGCCTCGGGTGGAGAAAAAGTTGAAATGTACAGTTGAGGGCTGTGACAGGACATTTGTGTGGCCGGCCCACTTCAAATACCACTTAAAGACTCACAG GAATGACCGTTCCTTCATTTGTCCAGCAAAAGATTGCGGGAAAAGCTTCTATGTCCTGCAGAGGCTGAAGGTGCACATGAGAACGCACAATGGTGAGAAACCATTCATCTGCACCGAGCTAGGTTGTGGGAAGCAGTTCACGACAGCTGGGAACCTGAAGAATCACCTGCGGATTCATACTG GGGAAAAGCCCTTCTTGTGTGAGGCTCAGGGCTGTGGTCGCTCCTTTGCTGAATACTCCAGCCTTCGGAAACACCTAGTTGTCCATTCAG GAGTAAAGCCCCACCAGTGTCAAATCTGTGGGAAGACATTTTCTCAGAGTGGTAGTAGGAATGTACACATGAAGAAACATCATTCCAGAGTTGGAACAGATAGCAACAGACAGCATGAACAAACAG aATCGTTGATGGGCAGTAGTTTGTTGGAAGAATCTGAAGAGCACAGTAAGAATCTGGTGTCCATGAGCTCACCTCCCAGCCTTGGTGTAGAATCTTTGCAGTTGCCAGACACAGAATCAATTATTGGTGTAAAGGAAG AGGTTCTTGCTGAAGCAACAACAAACTCTCTCCATGCTGCACCTGATGTGGTTTTGCCATCTCATCACCTGATGCCCATGTCAACATCAAGACACTCCTATGGGGTGTCATCTTTACTACAGTAA
- the FBXO33 gene encoding F-box only protein 33, producing MVHLALPLRLRAVVGSGGGGSGGSSSSRVPSGPAPPPSALSLMLLFLSQEPEGRPRPGSGLRPPAAGPAMSSVCGGPVGAGSLPSELVVHIFSFLAAPDRLRASAACSHWRECLFYPALWPRLRLSLRVCPAERPRLDFLMRKCGWFVRELRVQFAADNYPSGGAGGGGAGAGGGGGASGVCEEAAAAAAAAEGEAQLCPRWLELLRTYLELVLCVLSSVRNNRNLQKLSLFGDISILQQHGSISNTHLSKVDPDGKKIKQIQQLFEEILGNSRQLKWLSCGFMLQIVTPTSLSSLSNPIANTMEHLSLLDNHIPGNTTLITAVELERFVSLRSLALDFCDFTAEMARVLADSNHVPLHRLSLLVHNISVMHKSLENMPEDEDWKALTRNSTNLRVYIMAFDIKSDDMLRILKPSIPLERIHFDSYITCVSGAVVDLISRQYDKFLTHFILMNDVIDMSGFPDLSDNRTEDPLVLLAWRCTRLSLLAVHGYTVWAHNLIAIARLRGSDLKVLEVTEESIDFDQGELADQDVDPVHNLIEQVSLGLGRPWHAVMDIELLSVFTEPTRHFYREMQSFSEGI from the exons ATGGTACATCTCGCCCTCCCCCTGCGGCTGCGAGCAGTGGTtggctccggcggcggcggcagcggcggcagcagcagcagcagagtccCGTCCGGTCCCGCCCCGCCTCCCTCCGCCTTGTCATTGATGTTGTTGTTTCTGTCGCAGGAGCCGGAGGGGAGGCCGAGGCCGGGCTCGGGGCTGCGGCCGCCGGCGGCTGGGCCGGCCATGTCGTCGGTGTGTGGGGGGCCGGTGGGCGCCGGCTCCCTGCCCAGCGAGCTGGTGGTCCACATCTTCTCGTTCCTGGCCGCCCCGGACCGGCTCCGGGCCTCGGCCGCCTGCTCGCACTGGCGAGAGTGCCTCTTCTACCCGGCCCTGTGGCCCCGGCTGCGCCTCAGCCTGCGCGTCTGCCCGGCCGAGCGCCCGcgcctcgacttcctcatgcgcaAGTGCGGCTGGTTCGTGCGCGAGCTCCGCGTCCAGTTCGCCGCCGACAACTACCCCAGCGGAGGAGCCGGAGGCGGCGGAGCAggagccggaggaggaggaggcgccagCGGGGTGTGCGAGGAAGCGGCAGCCGCGGCGGCCGCGGCGGAGGGAGAAGCGCAGCTGTGCCCTCGCTGGCTGGAGCTGCTGAGGACCTACCTGGAGCTCGTACTCTGCGTGCTTAGCAGCGTCCGCAACAACAG GAATCTCCAGAAATTAAGTCTCTTTGGTGATATAAGCATTCTGCAACAACATGGAAGTATATCAAATACGCACCTCAGCAAAGTGGATCCAGATGGAAAAAAGATTAAGCA AATACAGCAGCTGTTTGAAGAAATATTGGGTAACAGCAGGCAACTGAAATGGCTGTCATGCGGGTTTATGCTACAAATCGTAACACCCACATCATTGTCATCTCTCTCAAATCCTATTGCCAACACTATGGAACACCTGAGTTTACTGGACAACCACATCCCTGGTAATACCACTCTTATCACTGCGGTTGAATTGGAGCGTTTTGTCAGTCTTCGCTCACTCGCCTTGGATTTCTGTGATTTTACAGCAGAAATGGCAAGAGTCCTGGCTGATAGTAACCATGTGCCTTTGCATCGACTGTCTCTTCTGGTCCACAATATTTCCGTAATGCAcaagtccctggaaaatatgccAGAAGACGAAGACTGGAAGGCACTGACACGCAACAGCACTAATCTTCGGGTCTATATAATGGCTTTTGATATCAAGAGCGATGACATGCTAAGGATTCTTAAACCCAGTATCCCACTGGAGAGGATTCACTTCGACAGCTACATCACTTGCGTTTCAGGAGCTGTTGTTGATCTCATATCTAGGCAGTATGATAAGTTCCTCACTCATTTCATACTAATGAATGATGTGATAGATATGTCTGGCTTCCCAGATCTCAGCGACAACCGAACCGAAGACCCATTGGTTTTATTGGCCTGGAGGTGCACAAGGCTCTCTCTTCTGGCAGTGCATG GTTATACTGTTTGGGCTCACAACCTGATTGCCATTGCTCGTCTTCGTGGCTCTGATTTGAAAGTGCTTGAAGTCACAGAAGAAAGCATTGATTTTGACCAAGGTGAATTGGCCGATCAGGATGTGGATCCGGTGCACAATCTCATTGAGCAGGTATCCCTTGGATTGGGCCGACCTTGGCACGCAGTCATGGACATAGAATTACTCAGTGTCTTTACTGAGCCAACTCGTCATTTTTACAGAGAAATGCAAAGCTTCAGTGAAGGCATTTAG